In the genome of Deltaproteobacteria bacterium, the window ATGTGGCCCGCCGCCTCGCAAATCACTTCCTGGCCGCGCTCGGTCTGCGCCATGATGCAGGCGAGATTACCCATGGAGCCGGACGGCACGAACAGTCCGGCTTCGCGACCGAACAATTCAGCCGAGCGCGACTGCAACCGATTGACCGTCGGATCTTCCATGTAAACATCGTCGCCAACTTCCGCCTCCGCCATGGCTCGACGCATGGCCGCGGAGGGTTTGGTCACCGTATCGCTACGCAGATCGATAATTTTGTCAGCCATTATGAATTCTGCAATTTACATTCTGCAATTTAACTTTTTCCTATTCTCGTCGCCCTTCAATCTCCTCGATCATCGCCGCCGCCAACTGCGGCCGGACAAACGCATTGTAAATGCAATCGTTCTGCAGCCACATAATGTCCCCGCGTTGGCGCACGGCTTCGCGCATGTCGCTTTGGAGCTTCTCTTCCATGCAGTGCCGTTTGATCACGTTGGTGACCATGTCGCCGTGGCCTTCGTCATGATATTCATGGGCGCGAAAAAAATTCAGACTGTCGAGGGGAATCCATTTGTAAAACTTTTCGATCGCTTCGCGCTCCTCCTTCATCCGTTTCGGCCCGCCCCCTTCGAAAACCAAACCGGTGCCGATCGCCACGGCCCAATGGCTCTGCTGCACCAACGACACATACATCTCCAGCGCCGCACGAATTCCCGGCAGAGGTTCGTAGTTGATAATGTCGTCACTCGCGATATCCAAGCCGTTGGCGAACTGCACCCACAGTTCGCGATGGCTGGGATACTTGCCGCCAAATAAATCCTCGCCCTCTTCTTCGACCATGTTCTCGAGCAGCATGCGGCGCAACTCGGGCACCGGACATTTTTGATAGCGAATGCCGAAGAAGCGATGGATGTTACGGAACTCATGAAACTGATTGCGCGCCCACCATTGGAGCTGGTCTTTCGTCAGTCGGCCGGATAACAACAGCTGGCGAATCGGATGAGGCCGCGGATGACGTTGCTGTAGAGTGTTTTGCAAATCTTGAATCAGTTCTTCGGGTCCAAGGAGAGTGGCCATAAAACCTCCGATAGATTGCCGGCACGGCACCGGCGAATTGTCCGCCATCATAACCAAGATATTCGCCCCATGCCAGCGCATTCTGCGATTGTTTTTTTTCCAGTCCTTGACTACCATCGGCCCATGACATCGCTCTCGCTGCGCCAGCTATCGAAGAAGTTCGCTAACGTCACCGCCGTCGATCAGGCCACCCTCGATGTCAACGCCGGCGAATTCCTGGTCATCGTCGGCGAAAGCGGCTGCGGCAAGACCACCACGCTGCGTTTGATCACCGGTCTCGAAACGCCGGACAGCGGGACGATTTTTATCGGCGGCGTGCCGATGAATGACGTGCCCGTGGAACGGCGCGGCGTGCAGATGATTTTTCAAAACTTCGCGCTTTGGCCGCACATGAAAGTATTCGACGAGAACCGTTACTCGAACCTGACACTTCCGCTTCGGGTGCGCCAATGGTCCAAGGAAAAGATCGTCGAATTTCTCCGTCCGCTAGCCTGGAAAGTCGGCATCGAAGAAGGCTTCTTCCAGCGTAAGCCAAGCGAGCTTTCCGGCGGGCAACAGCAACGGGTCGCGCTGGGCCGCGCCATGGTCACCTCGCCCAAGATCATGCTGATGGATGAACCGCTGAGCAACATCGATCCGCCCAACCGTTTGAAGATGCGCCAGGAGATTCTCAGCTTTCATAAAGAGAATAGATTGACCACGCTCTACGTGACCCACAATCTGGCCGACGGCATGGCGCTGGCCGATCGCATCGCGGTCATGCGCAACGGCCGCTTCGAACAAGCCGACACGCCGGAAAATCTCCTGCGCCAGCCGGCCAACGAATATGTCGCTGACTTTTTCAAAGCCGAACAGATGGGCTTTCGGATAGGTGCGACATAAACAAGAGGCGAAACATGGACAAAGCGTTCGCGGCACTACTATTGTTCGTAGTTTACTTGCCGACCAGTCTGGCGCATGCCTCATGTCGCGAATTGGACGTCGCCACAAGCTGGACGAAACCCGCCTACGCCGCCGAACCCGATGTGACGATCGAATTTTTCGGTCACAATTTTTTTCAGATCACTTCGAGCAAAGGCACCAAGATCGTCACCGACCCCGTCGCGCCGGGCTTCTATCCAACGCCGACCGTCGCGCCCCACGCCGTCACCGTCGGCCGCGAACATCCCAACCACAACTACGTCGAGTTGGCTCAAGGCAAACCGGTCATCCTGCGCGGCCTAGCGAATTACGGCGCCGAATGGAA includes:
- a CDS encoding ABC transporter ATP-binding protein, encoding MPAHSAIVFFPVLDYHRPMTSLSLRQLSKKFANVTAVDQATLDVNAGEFLVIVGESGCGKTTTLRLITGLETPDSGTIFIGGVPMNDVPVERRGVQMIFQNFALWPHMKVFDENRYSNLTLPLRVRQWSKEKIVEFLRPLAWKVGIEEGFFQRKPSELSGGQQQRVALGRAMVTSPKIMLMDEPLSNIDPPNRLKMRQEILSFHKENRLTTLYVTHNLADGMALADRIAVMRNGRFEQADTPENLLRQPANEYVADFFKAEQMGFRIGAT